A section of the Mycolicibacterium anyangense genome encodes:
- a CDS encoding FAD-dependent oxidoreductase, whose amino-acid sequence MAYVITQNCCKDASCVPVCPVDCIRPVTPPDGFTTTEMLYIDPEACIDCGACQEECPVDAIYYEDELPADLEPFRDLNARYFAQQPTEPAAIPEQPRHTDLSPSTLRVAVVGAGPAGCYAAAELLAVAGVDIDVYERLPTPYGLVRAGVAPDHQHTKAITKLFDQAFRNKRLTCHFNVEIGRDLSHEELAAHHHAVIYAIGASQGRLLGIPGEQLNGCHSAAEFVGWYNGHPDHAAREFTLSGERAVIIGNGNVALDIARVLLTPVENLRTTDITENALNALAQSAIREVVIVARRDARNAAFSVGEFLALGSLPGVDVVIENGNLEPHAGDDVETAVKLEIAREYAQQPQTPGHKRIVFRFLAPPAEIIGESCVEGLRVGPDDDVIATSLVLRSTGYRGSPVDGLSFDQVSGTIPNDRGRVVDADGRPQAGLYTTGWIKRGPSGVIGTNRACAEQTVARMWEDFDNGDLSGPLPARGEVDRLLGERGVTPLEWHDWGTIDAAERERGAEAARPRLKFVSIAEMVATARS is encoded by the coding sequence GTGGCCTATGTCATCACCCAGAATTGCTGCAAGGACGCCAGTTGCGTACCGGTCTGTCCCGTGGATTGCATCCGTCCGGTGACACCACCGGATGGTTTCACCACCACCGAGATGCTCTATATCGATCCTGAAGCGTGCATTGATTGCGGCGCCTGCCAGGAGGAGTGTCCGGTCGATGCCATCTACTACGAGGATGAGTTGCCGGCGGACCTCGAGCCGTTCCGCGACCTCAACGCCCGCTACTTCGCGCAGCAGCCAACGGAACCCGCCGCGATACCCGAGCAGCCCAGGCACACCGACCTAAGCCCGAGCACGCTACGAGTTGCCGTCGTCGGCGCCGGGCCGGCAGGCTGCTATGCCGCGGCCGAGTTGTTGGCGGTGGCCGGCGTGGACATCGACGTCTATGAACGCCTGCCAACTCCGTATGGTCTGGTGCGCGCCGGCGTCGCCCCCGACCACCAGCACACCAAGGCGATCACCAAACTCTTCGACCAGGCATTCCGCAACAAGAGACTGACATGTCACTTCAACGTGGAGATCGGCCGCGACCTCAGCCACGAGGAGCTGGCGGCGCATCATCACGCCGTCATATACGCCATCGGTGCATCGCAGGGACGCCTGTTGGGCATCCCCGGCGAGCAGCTCAACGGGTGCCACAGCGCCGCCGAATTCGTCGGCTGGTACAACGGGCATCCCGACCATGCCGCGCGAGAGTTCACCCTGTCCGGCGAACGGGCTGTGATCATCGGCAACGGCAACGTCGCCCTGGATATCGCCCGAGTTCTGCTCACCCCCGTGGAGAACCTACGGACGACCGATATCACCGAGAACGCCCTGAACGCCCTGGCGCAGAGCGCTATTCGTGAAGTGGTCATCGTCGCGCGCCGCGATGCCCGCAACGCGGCATTCTCGGTTGGCGAGTTCCTGGCGCTAGGTTCGCTCCCCGGTGTCGATGTGGTCATCGAGAACGGCAACCTCGAGCCCCACGCCGGGGACGACGTGGAGACCGCCGTGAAACTCGAGATCGCCCGAGAGTACGCGCAACAGCCTCAGACTCCGGGGCACAAGCGGATCGTGTTCAGGTTCCTGGCACCGCCTGCCGAGATCATCGGCGAGTCATGCGTCGAAGGCCTTCGCGTTGGACCAGATGATGACGTTATCGCGACATCATTGGTGCTGCGGTCGACCGGTTACCGCGGGAGTCCGGTGGACGGCCTGTCCTTCGATCAGGTATCGGGCACCATCCCGAACGATCGTGGCCGAGTCGTCGATGCGGACGGGCGGCCACAAGCGGGGCTCTACACCACCGGTTGGATCAAGCGCGGACCCAGCGGAGTCATCGGCACCAACCGTGCCTGCGCCGAGCAGACAGTTGCCCGAATGTGGGAAGACTTCGACAACGGCGATCTCAGCGGACCCTTACCGGCGCGTGGAGAAGTCGATCGCCTGCTTGGCGAACGCGGTGTGACACCCCTTGAATGGCACGACTGGGGCACCATCGATGCGGCCGAACGTGAGCGTGGGGCCGAGGCGGCCAGACCTCGACTCAAGTTCGTCTCCATTGCCGAGATGGTCGCAACGGCGCGCAGCTAG
- a CDS encoding cytochrome P450, translating to MAKTTDHDVAELDNLDWWTGPVGPRDATFAWLRANEPRPFVAERDTLGQPRGGGFWALTRYDDIREVSRRSEDFCSAKGALIFDQTPAMLEYRGSVMTADAPEHTRLRKIISRGFTPRALERVRSDVERQCHNILAEIAEKGECDFVSEVAARLPIRIVNHMLGVPEGHENRIFELTNVIMGVSDPEYVPDQRPKAVGAAIFAASNELVELLADLATDRIKSPRDDVISALVAAHNEDNLTAQELGAFFILLVTAGNETTRNAIAHGLHGLTLFPDQHEKWRSDPEVHTKGAVEEIVRWASPVLYMRRTVTRDGVRLGDQEFNEGDKLVLWYRSGNQDEDYYADGTKLDISRRPNSHLGFGSAGAHFCLGANLARLEISVFFETLFQLLPDLHSVGEPDLLRTNFVHGVKHLRAEFTPRRIDPI from the coding sequence ATGGCGAAGACGACAGATCACGACGTGGCCGAGCTCGACAACCTGGACTGGTGGACCGGACCGGTTGGCCCTCGCGACGCGACGTTCGCATGGCTACGCGCCAACGAGCCGCGCCCGTTCGTGGCCGAGCGGGACACCCTCGGGCAACCACGAGGTGGCGGATTCTGGGCGCTGACCCGCTACGACGACATCAGGGAAGTGAGCCGTCGGTCAGAGGACTTCTGTTCTGCCAAGGGCGCACTGATCTTCGATCAGACGCCGGCGATGCTGGAGTACCGGGGTTCGGTGATGACCGCGGATGCCCCTGAACACACCCGGCTGCGGAAGATCATCTCGCGGGGGTTCACTCCTCGTGCACTCGAGCGGGTTCGCAGCGATGTCGAACGGCAATGCCACAACATCCTCGCCGAGATCGCTGAGAAGGGCGAGTGCGACTTCGTCAGCGAGGTCGCCGCTCGCCTGCCGATCCGCATCGTCAACCACATGCTGGGCGTGCCGGAAGGCCACGAGAACCGCATCTTCGAACTCACCAACGTCATCATGGGTGTGAGCGATCCCGAGTACGTGCCCGATCAGCGACCGAAAGCGGTGGGCGCGGCGATCTTCGCGGCAAGTAACGAGCTCGTCGAGCTGCTCGCCGATCTCGCCACCGACCGGATCAAGTCGCCGCGCGACGACGTCATTTCGGCACTTGTCGCGGCCCACAACGAAGACAATCTCACCGCCCAGGAACTCGGAGCGTTCTTCATCCTGCTCGTCACCGCGGGCAACGAGACCACCCGCAATGCGATCGCGCACGGTCTCCATGGCCTGACGCTCTTTCCTGACCAGCACGAAAAGTGGCGATCAGATCCGGAGGTCCACACCAAGGGCGCCGTGGAAGAGATCGTGCGCTGGGCCTCTCCGGTGCTCTACATGCGCCGCACCGTGACACGCGACGGCGTCCGACTCGGTGATCAGGAATTCAACGAGGGTGACAAGCTGGTCCTCTGGTATCGCTCCGGCAATCAGGACGAGGACTACTACGCCGACGGCACCAAGCTCGACATCTCCCGACGGCCGAACAGTCACCTCGGCTTCGGTAGTGCGGGTGCGCACTTCTGCCTCGGCGCCAACCTTGCGCGCCTGGAGATCTCGGTCTTCTTCGAGACGCTGTTCCAGCTGCTACCCGACCTTCACTCCGTCGGCGAGCCGGACCTGTTGCGTACCAACTTCGTTCACGGGGTCAAGCACCTCCGAGCCGAGTTCACGCCTCGGCGAATCGACCCCATCTAA
- a CDS encoding phenylacetate--CoA ligase family protein translates to MSTEDLFEPEIEAMPRPELERLQEERILELVPYAYERSAFYREVWDEAGVKPSDIKSIADFKERIPFINKDMVRDFRERHGDSYGGLLCVDPGELTAIGSSSGTTGDPTFFSEKFDQWMPLMVGWLRAMWEHGLRPGDHAITGSATFRGASGHEHRLLGVIPIALDSWFGEWNAVLDAITQYDVRQVHVLGPLLSELERISHQRDMREALAPLKFMTFAGEPMGSRMQRTIREDWDTELVLWTSAGDTGTAWECKQHDGYHLYEDTVFVEDLNPLGPEPVAEGDVGELVTTDLDNNIAPLIRFRAEDLVRVSRQACGCGRTHARMWPLGRAGDETIVQGRSVMPLEVWAVIEQFDETRSALFQIVRPHREVDVLHLRVGYASEQTASADELRERLSAAVFEAIEVTPTLELVEERELAARTSSAAKIPRIAKS, encoded by the coding sequence TTGAGTACAGAAGATCTCTTCGAACCCGAAATCGAGGCGATGCCTCGCCCGGAGCTGGAGAGGCTCCAGGAAGAACGCATCCTCGAGCTGGTTCCCTACGCATACGAGCGGTCCGCTTTCTATCGTGAAGTATGGGATGAAGCGGGCGTCAAGCCTTCTGACATCAAGTCGATCGCTGACTTCAAGGAACGAATCCCGTTCATCAACAAGGACATGGTGCGCGACTTCCGCGAGCGCCACGGCGACTCGTACGGCGGTCTGCTCTGCGTGGACCCAGGAGAGCTGACGGCAATCGGGTCAAGTTCGGGAACCACCGGTGATCCGACATTCTTCAGCGAGAAGTTCGATCAATGGATGCCGTTGATGGTCGGCTGGTTGCGTGCGATGTGGGAGCACGGCCTTCGCCCGGGAGACCATGCCATCACCGGTAGCGCGACGTTCCGAGGTGCATCCGGCCATGAGCATCGACTGCTGGGCGTGATTCCGATCGCGCTGGACAGCTGGTTCGGTGAGTGGAACGCAGTACTCGATGCGATCACGCAGTACGACGTGCGCCAAGTCCACGTACTGGGCCCGCTGCTCTCTGAGCTCGAACGCATCAGCCACCAGCGTGACATGCGGGAAGCGTTGGCGCCGTTGAAGTTCATGACCTTTGCCGGTGAACCGATGGGGTCGCGCATGCAACGCACCATCCGTGAGGATTGGGACACCGAGCTGGTGTTGTGGACGAGCGCCGGTGACACCGGTACTGCGTGGGAGTGTAAGCAGCACGACGGCTATCACTTGTACGAGGACACCGTCTTCGTCGAGGATCTGAACCCGCTGGGCCCAGAACCGGTCGCCGAGGGTGACGTCGGCGAACTGGTGACGACCGACCTGGACAACAACATCGCACCGCTGATCCGTTTCCGGGCGGAAGACCTGGTGCGGGTGAGTCGTCAGGCGTGTGGCTGCGGTCGTACCCATGCCCGGATGTGGCCGCTGGGACGTGCCGGCGACGAGACCATCGTGCAAGGCCGCTCAGTCATGCCGTTGGAAGTATGGGCCGTCATCGAGCAGTTCGACGAGACCCGGTCCGCACTATTCCAGATCGTCCGGCCGCACCGTGAGGTTGACGTCCTTCATCTACGTGTGGGATACGCTTCGGAGCAGACGGCAAGCGCCGACGAACTGCGGGAGCGCTTGTCTGCCGCAGTGTTTGAGGCGATCGAAGTAACACCGACTCTGGAGTTGGTCGAGGAGCGTGAGCTCGCCGCCCGAACGTCATCAGCCGCCAAGATTCCGAGGATCGCAAAGTCATGA
- a CDS encoding amidohydrolase family protein, whose protein sequence is MQKLWANSGDSHFIEPENLWRDSLPPALAERVPRSVKDPDGEWETVHVDGMAFRRKLPTGAAQEFMRKTVDHAGSFNVEARLKDLDNEGVWGEVVYPSLGMWCASFRTPEVLREAVRVSNDWAYETLEKANPRLVTTGQVSTLDINDAVTELERIAEMGYRAVFLPTLPHPQQKDYNYDDWEPFWAACEAANIVVAFHIGSEPVDLSDKTRTPGMKFRGPGGAILNYTETSYEGQRAVTKMVSSGALDRHPNLKVLVSEGGATWVPFVVDRMEEAYRQHAMAVRPKLKRSIRETVYSQVYASFQHDKSAVAAATYLGYNNVLWGSDYPHMEGTFGHTQETLHELFDDADPKVAERVMHGAFYELFPQVPPIPQEPTLQPAGQ, encoded by the coding sequence ATGCAGAAACTATGGGCCAATTCAGGTGATTCGCACTTCATCGAACCGGAGAATCTCTGGCGCGACAGCCTGCCACCGGCCTTGGCGGAGCGCGTACCTCGCTCGGTCAAAGACCCTGACGGTGAATGGGAAACCGTCCACGTCGATGGAATGGCGTTCCGGCGCAAGCTACCCACGGGCGCGGCGCAGGAGTTCATGCGCAAGACCGTGGACCATGCCGGTTCATTCAACGTCGAGGCTCGCCTGAAGGACCTCGACAACGAGGGCGTCTGGGGGGAGGTCGTCTATCCGTCGCTCGGGATGTGGTGTGCATCGTTCCGCACTCCAGAGGTCCTGCGCGAAGCCGTGCGGGTGAGTAATGACTGGGCCTACGAGACGCTGGAGAAGGCAAATCCCCGGCTGGTCACAACGGGCCAGGTCTCCACGCTCGATATCAACGACGCGGTCACCGAATTGGAGCGCATCGCCGAGATGGGGTACCGCGCGGTGTTCCTGCCCACGCTTCCCCATCCCCAGCAGAAGGACTACAACTACGACGACTGGGAGCCCTTCTGGGCGGCATGCGAGGCCGCCAACATCGTCGTCGCCTTTCACATCGGCAGCGAACCGGTCGATCTCTCGGACAAGACCCGTACCCCGGGTATGAAATTCCGTGGGCCCGGCGGTGCGATTCTGAACTACACCGAGACCTCCTACGAGGGCCAGCGGGCCGTCACCAAGATGGTGTCGTCGGGTGCGTTGGATCGTCACCCGAACCTGAAGGTACTGGTTTCAGAGGGCGGCGCCACCTGGGTGCCATTCGTCGTGGACCGGATGGAAGAGGCCTATCGGCAGCACGCGATGGCGGTTCGGCCGAAGCTGAAGCGGTCTATCCGTGAGACCGTCTACTCGCAGGTATACGCCTCGTTCCAGCACGACAAGAGCGCGGTTGCTGCCGCTACCTACCTCGGCTACAACAATGTCTTGTGGGGCAGCGACTATCCGCACATGGAGGGCACCTTCGGACATACCCAGGAGACGCTGCACGAGCTGTTCGACGATGCTGATCCGAAGGTCGCCGAACGGGTCATGCACGGCGCGTTCTACGAGCTCTTCCCGCAGGTTCCGCCGATCCCGCAGGAGCCGACTCTCCAGCCCGCCGGCCAGTAG
- a CDS encoding enoyl-CoA hydratase/isomerase family protein: protein MVQSSEGLLVDIREDGVCVLTLNRPEQSNGVNLPLHLRLQSVWEELALDARVRAVIVTGAGETFCAGGDFNRMLDNSQDPTAPASMMRRARELITEMVRFPAPIIAAINGPAVGLGANLAILTDIILIADSAYIADPHIRIGLACGDGGAAVWPAVMSLPAAKRYLLTGDKIPADEAYRIGLASEVCSPGDLMPKALTLAGRLAKQPVRALQDTKRAINTHLERQLVGALDVAAFAEQATLASPEYAEIVRKLAARAEGTGQTDQSTSVAR from the coding sequence ATGGTTCAAAGCTCTGAAGGCCTGCTGGTCGACATTCGTGAGGACGGGGTATGTGTCCTCACGTTGAATCGACCCGAGCAGTCCAACGGCGTCAACCTTCCCCTGCATCTGCGACTGCAGAGCGTTTGGGAAGAGTTGGCACTCGACGCCCGTGTGCGCGCTGTGATTGTCACGGGGGCTGGTGAGACATTCTGTGCCGGAGGCGATTTCAATCGGATGCTCGACAACAGTCAAGATCCGACCGCGCCGGCGAGCATGATGCGGCGGGCCCGGGAGTTGATCACCGAGATGGTCCGCTTTCCAGCCCCCATCATCGCCGCGATCAACGGTCCAGCCGTTGGGCTGGGGGCGAACCTCGCGATCCTTACCGACATCATTCTCATCGCCGACAGTGCCTATATCGCTGACCCGCACATCAGGATAGGGCTGGCGTGCGGGGATGGGGGAGCGGCGGTGTGGCCCGCGGTGATGTCGCTGCCGGCGGCAAAGCGCTATCTGCTCACCGGGGACAAGATCCCGGCCGACGAGGCATACCGGATAGGGCTTGCCAGTGAGGTCTGCTCACCAGGCGACCTCATGCCCAAAGCCCTCACATTGGCCGGCCGATTGGCCAAACAGCCAGTGCGGGCGTTGCAAGACACCAAGCGTGCCATCAACACTCATCTTGAACGCCAACTTGTCGGCGCGCTCGATGTCGCGGCATTCGCTGAGCAGGCAACTCTCGCATCACCTGAATATGCCGAGATTGTCCGGAAATTGGCTGCTCGTGCCGAGGGCACCGGGCAGACTGACCAGAGCACGTCGGTGGCGCGGTAG
- a CDS encoding aldehyde dehydrogenase family protein, giving the protein MRNYETFFIDGAQQQARGDRMIDVYSPATETVVGRVPDASAADVDAAVGAARAALDRGDWASTTPEQRGSIVKSLANSLASRAAELTAVVSEETGAPTTWAASAQIGSAIAVLKVNARLAATYPWTEVRPSVMGGSVQVRRMPVGVVAAIVPWNAPLFTAALKLAPALLAGCSVVLKSSLEAPLTLQLLGEAATEAGVPRGVLNVLPADSEASAHLVAHPLVDKVSFTGSTAVGRKIAEVCGRDLRRCTLELGGKSAAIVTGDVELDDKLVKNLVDGAIAGSGQVCMATSRILVPRRRLREFADRIGNAFSRLVVGDPRDPATEIGPVISAQSLSRIEGLIDETRGKAELVVGGHRPAGLSTGHYLAPTLFADVDPALLIARQEIFGPVALLIPYDTDTDAVRIANDTEYGLAGTVWSADQSRAEQLASQIIAGSVAVNSANPLDISAPFGGFRSSGYGREGGHEGITEFLSYQSIITPGV; this is encoded by the coding sequence GTGCGCAATTACGAGACGTTCTTCATAGACGGGGCCCAACAGCAGGCCCGCGGCGATCGGATGATCGACGTGTACTCGCCGGCCACCGAAACCGTGGTCGGCCGCGTTCCCGATGCTTCCGCCGCTGACGTCGATGCAGCTGTCGGTGCCGCTCGAGCTGCTCTGGACCGTGGCGACTGGGCATCGACCACGCCCGAGCAGCGTGGCTCCATCGTCAAGTCCCTGGCCAACAGCCTCGCATCTCGCGCGGCCGAGTTGACCGCGGTGGTATCGGAGGAGACCGGAGCACCGACAACGTGGGCCGCTAGCGCTCAGATCGGCTCGGCGATAGCCGTTTTGAAAGTCAACGCCAGGCTCGCGGCGACGTATCCGTGGACGGAGGTCCGGCCCTCGGTCATGGGGGGATCGGTACAGGTCCGCCGGATGCCGGTCGGCGTGGTCGCAGCCATCGTTCCGTGGAATGCTCCGCTGTTCACCGCAGCCCTCAAGCTGGCACCGGCTCTGCTTGCCGGCTGCTCGGTCGTCCTGAAATCCTCTCTGGAGGCACCACTTACGCTTCAGCTGCTCGGTGAGGCCGCCACCGAGGCAGGAGTTCCCCGTGGAGTCCTCAACGTCCTACCCGCTGACAGTGAGGCGAGTGCACACCTGGTGGCACACCCCTTGGTCGACAAAGTCAGCTTCACCGGCTCGACAGCCGTCGGACGCAAGATCGCCGAGGTCTGCGGACGCGATCTGCGACGCTGCACCCTCGAACTCGGTGGCAAGTCGGCCGCGATCGTCACCGGTGATGTGGAACTTGACGACAAGCTCGTCAAGAACCTCGTCGACGGTGCGATCGCGGGCAGCGGCCAGGTCTGCATGGCTACCTCCCGCATCCTCGTCCCTCGACGGCGCCTGCGCGAGTTCGCCGACCGCATCGGTAATGCATTCTCCCGGCTCGTCGTCGGCGACCCTCGCGACCCGGCCACCGAGATCGGGCCGGTCATCTCGGCACAGTCGCTGTCCCGGATTGAGGGACTCATCGACGAGACACGCGGCAAGGCCGAACTCGTGGTCGGCGGCCACCGACCGGCAGGACTGAGCACCGGCCATTATCTGGCACCCACCCTGTTCGCCGATGTCGATCCGGCTCTGCTGATTGCCCGCCAAGAGATTTTCGGGCCGGTCGCACTGCTCATCCCCTACGACACCGACACCGACGCCGTCCGCATTGCCAACGACACCGAGTACGGCCTGGCAGGAACCGTGTGGTCCGCCGATCAGTCCCGCGCAGAGCAGTTGGCCAGCCAAATCATTGCCGGCTCGGTAGCGGTGAATTCCGCCAACCCGCTGGATATTTCAGCTCCGTTCGGCGGCTTTCGCTCCTCCGGATATGGCCGTGAGGGCGGCCACGAAGGCATCACGGAGTTCCTGTCCTATCAATCCATCATCACACCGGGAGTCTGA
- a CDS encoding class I adenylate-forming enzyme family protein translates to MKAEATALWLRDPVADWITGSIGEVLRRRADEGGDHPALHWMDAAGTITTLNYRELYAASRERASALLSLAAPGDAVAVFAPNSREWLLVELGSALAGTVLVPINPAMPDDEVEHILDLTQARVVLTVESYRGQRLEERMRALAATRSDPLVVLNLSSWAQEVRGGADISPVKSDHPFIIQYTSGTTGRPKGALHTHESALNAGAIWCRDWGHGAGDVLATAAPLFHVGGSITIVLGTIAVGASVALMASYEPSLLLRLLAETEATVLAAVPTVLFDLLEQPEFSREQLPRLHTVMGGGADVSPETIRSIEEGFGVRCVVTYGQSEAPAVLQTRRDDPLEMKATRLGRPLPGRDVRIARSDGSTADDDEVGQICTRSAMRMVEYFGQPMETAQVVDSEGWLYTGDLGAMDATGYVSSHGRARDVIIRGGENIYPEEVERVFRQHDSVVDVAVVAAPDSRWGEVPAGFVQPAPGCQVDTADLVSFGRARLASFKVPRQWVVVEEFPRTATGKIRKADLRGRLSNSSATKEAHGSKL, encoded by the coding sequence GTGAAAGCCGAAGCCACTGCGCTGTGGTTGCGCGACCCTGTCGCGGACTGGATCACGGGAAGCATCGGCGAGGTCTTACGTCGCCGTGCCGACGAAGGCGGTGATCACCCCGCGCTGCACTGGATGGATGCGGCCGGGACGATCACGACGCTGAATTACCGGGAGTTATATGCCGCGTCGCGCGAGCGCGCCAGCGCGCTGTTGAGCCTGGCGGCCCCCGGCGACGCGGTCGCGGTGTTCGCGCCGAATTCACGTGAGTGGCTACTGGTCGAGCTCGGGTCCGCCCTGGCGGGAACGGTTCTGGTGCCGATCAATCCGGCCATGCCCGACGATGAGGTCGAGCACATCCTTGATCTCACCCAGGCCCGCGTTGTGCTCACCGTCGAGAGCTACCGCGGCCAACGGCTTGAAGAGCGGATGCGCGCGCTGGCGGCGACGCGTTCTGACCCGCTGGTCGTGCTGAATCTGTCCAGCTGGGCACAGGAGGTGCGAGGGGGAGCGGACATATCACCGGTCAAGTCTGACCATCCCTTCATCATCCAGTACACCTCTGGCACGACCGGACGGCCCAAGGGGGCACTGCACACTCACGAGTCGGCCCTCAACGCCGGGGCGATCTGGTGTAGGGACTGGGGTCACGGCGCCGGGGACGTATTGGCCACCGCGGCACCGCTGTTCCATGTCGGTGGTTCGATCACCATCGTGCTCGGCACGATCGCGGTCGGCGCGTCGGTTGCGCTGATGGCCAGTTACGAGCCGAGTCTGCTCCTTCGGCTATTGGCTGAAACAGAGGCGACAGTGTTGGCGGCGGTGCCGACCGTTCTGTTCGACCTCCTCGAGCAGCCGGAATTCAGCCGGGAGCAGCTTCCTCGACTTCACACCGTGATGGGTGGCGGGGCCGATGTCTCGCCGGAGACTATTCGCTCGATCGAAGAAGGGTTCGGTGTCCGTTGTGTGGTGACCTACGGACAAAGTGAAGCGCCGGCGGTGCTGCAGACTCGACGCGATGATCCCCTCGAGATGAAAGCAACGCGGCTGGGAAGGCCGCTGCCCGGGCGCGACGTCCGGATCGCCCGCTCGGACGGGTCGACGGCTGATGACGACGAAGTCGGGCAGATCTGTACTCGCTCCGCGATGCGGATGGTCGAATACTTCGGGCAGCCTATGGAGACAGCCCAAGTCGTCGATTCCGAGGGCTGGTTGTATACCGGTGATCTCGGCGCGATGGACGCCACCGGATACGTTTCTTCCCATGGTCGCGCCCGCGACGTCATCATCCGCGGCGGAGAGAACATCTACCCGGAGGAAGTCGAACGGGTTTTTCGGCAGCATGACAGCGTCGTCGACGTCGCCGTTGTCGCTGCCCCTGACTCCCGCTGGGGCGAGGTTCCCGCCGGATTCGTACAGCCTGCCCCCGGTTGTCAGGTGGACACCGCCGATCTGGTTTCCTTCGGCAGAGCGAGGTTGGCAAGCTTCAAGGTTCCGCGCCAATGGGTCGTTGTGGAGGAATTCCCGCGGACCGCCACCGGCAAGATCCGCAAGGCTGACCTGCGTGGGCGACTGTCCAATTCCAGCGCAACGAAAGAGGCTCATGGTTCAAAGCTCTGA
- a CDS encoding SDR family NAD(P)-dependent oxidoreductase, which translates to MNTTTGEVSAMDRLKGQVAIVTGAGQGIGRGIALVLAREGAAVSLPSRTYSRVESVAEEITSAGGTALPIACDVSDFDQLKSAIDRTAEELGAPTILVNNAQGGASGGVPVSLEDTTVEMLHSVLDGGLIPTFNAMKLCLPYMKETGGTIVNMASSTGVDGDPGFSAYGSNKEAIRGLTKHAAREWGKYDITVNVLCPAALTENISEYVEQHPRWYEAIVKKVPLGRLGDSAVDIAPVVVSLATDLRYVTGATLMVDGGRTMLR; encoded by the coding sequence ATGAACACGACGACTGGAGAGGTTTCCGCAATGGACAGATTGAAGGGCCAGGTGGCTATCGTCACCGGAGCTGGACAAGGCATCGGGCGGGGTATCGCGCTGGTACTTGCAAGAGAAGGGGCTGCCGTCTCGTTGCCGAGCCGTACCTACAGCCGGGTGGAGAGCGTGGCCGAAGAGATCACCTCCGCGGGCGGAACAGCTTTGCCCATTGCCTGCGATGTGTCCGACTTCGACCAACTGAAGTCCGCGATCGATCGAACGGCCGAGGAGCTTGGCGCACCAACTATTTTGGTCAACAACGCCCAGGGAGGTGCTAGCGGTGGCGTTCCCGTCTCGTTGGAGGACACCACCGTCGAAATGCTGCACAGCGTCCTCGATGGCGGTCTGATCCCCACCTTCAATGCGATGAAGTTGTGCCTGCCCTATATGAAGGAGACCGGCGGCACCATCGTCAACATGGCTTCGTCGACTGGTGTCGACGGTGATCCGGGCTTCTCCGCATATGGTTCCAACAAAGAAGCCATCCGCGGCCTGACCAAACATGCGGCGCGGGAATGGGGCAAGTACGACATCACCGTCAACGTCCTTTGTCCTGCCGCGTTGACGGAGAACATTTCCGAGTACGTCGAGCAGCATCCTCGGTGGTATGAGGCCATCGTCAAGAAGGTTCCACTGGGCCGCCTCGGCGATTCGGCCGTCGATATCGCTCCCGTCGTCGTGTCCTTGGCGACCGATCTCCGTTACGTCACCGGCGCGACACTGATGGTCGACGGCGGTCGCACGATGTTGCGGTGA